A section of the Pseudorasbora parva isolate DD20220531a chromosome 2, ASM2467924v1, whole genome shotgun sequence genome encodes:
- the LOC137092302 gene encoding NAD(P)(+)--arginine ADP-ribosyltransferase 2-like, whose translation MLLIIEALLLILAALGQDQRAAAAAAVKGQIFPLDMAVKSVDNQYMGCKKRMANLVKRQYLENEMNNSAEFKKAWQEAEMNATAPEDKLTRNNSIAIYMYTNLNSSIYSNFNVAVHNGKQHYTNQKFKWYSLHFLLTDAIQILTKTQNKCKSTYRGTKTEFNYNVTDKEVRFGSFVSSSLNRKVAQRFGTKSCFEIKTCKGADVIKYSKYPEQKEVLIPPYEKFKVTAVTTRKHQKNLWCETVYKLESSGTRSDLKCEVDFKKIARVSEKKRPFRTKCICSNGICTMYVN comes from the exons ATGCTGCTGATCATTGAAGCTCTTCTTCTCATTTTAGCTGCTCTGGGACAG GATCAAagagctgctgctgctgctgctgttaaagGACAGATATTTCCATTGGATATGGCAGTGAAATCTGTTGATAACCAATACATGGGTTGTAAAAAGAGAATGGCGAATCTGGTGAAGAGGCAATATCTAGAGAATGAAATGAATAACTCAGCTGAATTTAAAAAAGCTTGGCAAGAAGCTGAAATGAATGCCACTGCACCAGAAGATAAATTGACAAGGAATAATTCTATCGCCATTTATATGTACACTAACCTTAATTCTAGCATATATAGCAATTTTAATGTGGCTGTTCATAATGGTAAACAACACTACACAAACCAGAAATTCAAGTGGTATTCACTTCACTTTTTGTTAACAGATGCTATACAGATATTGactaaaacacaaaacaaatgcAAGTCAACATATCGTGGTACAAAAACTGAATTTAATTATAATGTCACGGACAAAGAGGTTCGTTTCGGCTCATTTGTTTCATCCTCTCTTAATCGTAAAGTAGCACAGAGATTTGGAACTAAATCTTGTTTTGAAATCAAAACCTGCAAAGGTGCTGATGTGATCAAATATTCTAAGTATCCTGAACAGAAAGAGGTGCTGATTCCTCCATATGAGAAGTTTAAAGTCACTGCAGTCACGACAAGAAAACACCAGAAAAATCTCTGGTGTGAAACTGTGTACAAGTTGGAAAGCTCTGGAACAAGAAGTGACCTGAAATGTGAAgtggattttaaaaaaatagcaagggtctctgaaaaaaaaagaccATTTAGAACTAAATGCATATGCTCAAACGGTATTTGCACAATGTATGTAAATTAA
- the LOC137092224 gene encoding cytochrome P450 2K6-like has product MALIDALLSQSSSTGAILVLLLFLVIFLFFINSSSQDEGKYPPGPKPLPLLGNLHMLDLKKSYMSLWELSKQYGSVYTVHLGPKKVVILSGYKTVKQALVNLSEEFGDRDITPIFHDFNQGYGIVFSNGENWREMRRFALSNLRDFGMGKKRSEEIIIEETQHLKEEFEKFEGKPFDTTLSVAMAVSNVISAIVFGTRYEYTNIKLHHMIKRTYENMKMTGSASVQLYNMFPWLRPFVANQKRIVNNVRDTIKQSEEIINGLKKTLNLQEPRGIADCFLIRQQKDEESGKTDSLYHSLNLHCTINNLFAAGTDTTATTLRWSLLLMAKYPEIQDEVQDEIGRVIGGRQPVVEDRKNLPYTDAVIHETQRFANIVPLGTPHQTTCDVHLNGYLIKKGTSVFALLVSVLRDENEWETPDSFNPRHFLNKQGQFVKKDAFMPFSAGRRVCPGESLARMELFLFFTSLLQHFRFTPPPGVSEDDLDLTPVVGFTLNPNPYKLCAVKRS; this is encoded by the exons ATGGCTTTAATAGATGCGTTACTCTCACAGAGCTCCAGCACAGGTGCCATACTTGTCCTGCTGTTGTTTTTGGTTATTTTTCTCTTCTTCATCAACTCCAGCTCCCAGGATGAGGGAAAATATCCTCCAGGACCCAAACCACTGCCTCTGCTGGGAAACCTGCACATGCTCGACCTCAAGAAATCCTACATGAGTTTGTGGGAG CTGTCAAAACAATATGGTTCAGTTTACACAGTGCACTTGGGCCCCAAAAAAGTGGTAATATTATCAGGATACAAGACCGTCAAACAGGCACTGGTGAACCTTTCAGAGGAGTTTGGAGACAGAGATATTACACCCATATTCCATGATTTCAACCAGGGATATG GGATTGTGTTTTCCAATGGTGAAAACTGGAGAGAAATGAGACGCTTTGCTCTCTCGAACCTGCGAGATTTTGGAATGGGCAAGAAAAGAAGTGAAGAGATTATAATTGAAGAAACACAACATTTAAAAGAGGAATTTGAGAAGTTTGAAG GAAAACCATTTGATACAACTCTATCAGTTGCCATGGCTGTTTCAAACGTCATCTCAGCCATTGTCTTCGGCACCAGATATGAGTACACCAACATTAAGTTACATCACATGATCAAACGAACTTACGAAAATATGAAGATGACTGGATCAGCTTCAGTTCAG CTCTACAACATGTTTCCCTGGCTTCGTCCTTTTGTGGCTAATCAGAAACGTATCGTGAATAACGTCAGAGACACAATCAAACAAAGCGAGGAAATAATAAATGGTCTGAAGAAGACTCTGAACCTTCAGGAGCCCAGAGGAATCGCTGACTGTTTCCTGATACGACAGCAGAAGGACGAG GAATCTGGCAAAACAGACTCTTTGTACCATTCATTGAATTTACATTGTACAATCAACAACCTGTTTGCTGCTGGCACTGACACTACAGCCACAACACTTCGCTGGAGTCTTCTGCTCATGGCCAAATACCCTGAAATACAAG ACGAAGTCCAAGATGAGATTGGTCGAGTGATTGGTGGACGTCAGCCAGTGGTGGAAGACAGAAAGAACTTACCATACACAGACGCTGTGATCCATGAAACGCAGAGATTTGCAAACATAGTACCCCTTGGTACCCCCCATCAGACCACCTGTGACGTTCACCTGAACGGATACCTCATCAAGAAG GGAACCAGTGTGTTCGCACTACTGGTATCTGTATTAAGGGATGAAAATGAGTGGGAAACTCCTGACAGCTTCAACCCAAGACACTTCCTAAATAAGCAGGGACAGTTTGTCAAGAAGGACGCCTTCATGCCCTTCTCTGCAG GCCGCAGggtttgtcctggagagagtttgGCCAGGATGGAGCTCTTCCTGTTCTTCACTTCCCTCCTTCAGCATTTCCGCTTCACTCCTCCTCCTGGagtgtctgaagatgatctggatCTCACTCCAGTCGTGGGCTTCACCCTGAACCCGAACCCATACAAACTGTGTGCAGTAAAGCGGTCATAA